From a region of the Natator depressus isolate rNatDep1 chromosome 15, rNatDep2.hap1, whole genome shotgun sequence genome:
- the MN1 gene encoding transcriptional activator MN1, protein MFGLEQFEPQISSRNAGQGERNFSQAPLTMGSHFKSPAFHSGGPADPAISALGEPPILGMNMNMAGEAYGFHARGHSELHAGGMQAQPVHGFFGNQQPHHGHPSTHHPHQHHPHFSGNFGSDPSASCLHGGRLMSYSSSMGSQQAFAEGYEHMAENQGGEGFGQQRSGNMPDFQHHNSSASNHAVPAPCLPLDQSPNRAASFHGLPASSSSDSHSLEQRRLPNPGGVDSLEYNYASDGPSGHFDLPVFSPSESEGQLPHYGAGRQVPGGGSFPGTSVLPRAPGIVGMSKVHPQQQQHGVFFERFGGARKMSVGMEPGVNARHPLMHQQPQTGLLARQNSCPPAIPRQQQTDANAPNPSLQDNGPILQNQHAQFEYPIHRLENRNMHPYSDPVFNMQPPPPQQPPNQRLQHFDAPYMSVAKRPRFDFPSSPAVDRCAAWSNPLHGAGMENHLSPSAYPGLAGEFTPPVPESFAPGPPLQHPGPDPQALQQRQNAALMIKQMASRSQQQRLGPPSLQQLGHHGDLSQSGLAHAGPVGTMPQPGFERESGGRGPGFEPPAPHLAQDSGWFPGPPPPGGELLPPPPPPRRLGGPAEPGPHELSLAPGGSGLLFRPAAGALGLAGEGRGPALHSPGVHAPFGAGLAPLPSPGAGGGGGGVGLPSAPAERRPPADFAAPPLGGPAGFGFGASGRPAPPPSASGSPGAFPPPEFPPAPRAAAASKLGALSLGSFAKPAKEAAFGQSCLAALSTACQNMIASLGAPNLHVTFAKRGPPEARRKPGPPEPDGGAAPGPAPGPDFFPAKAAPEASLSPGFPPEAAPGGEGKAAAAAAAAGGRGRGRRKRDSGHVSPGGFFDKFPPAEGGGAASPGPGAPPAAHDRPLASPSWAKGGERPRGEQPELLASLDSGLPSASHSDGGSPRGDFPAEPSPAYGHEDEVSSSSDGGPAKPPTRSPLLGGSPPQALLGGQKPLALGLLGGPGPAPDSYGLGGGGGHPGTPGLEQVRTPGSSSAQDEIHPLEILQAQIQLQRQQFSISEDQPLGMKSKKAECPSQNGEGELNSCCSDTGKGAMSTIDLDSLMAEHNSTWYMPSEKSLMEGQEEDKPMAPWEKSKPQNPSKEAHDLPQNKTSAAAQTGSHLQCLSVHCTDDMGESKGRTAVPTWRSLHSDISNRFGTFVAALT, encoded by the coding sequence ATGTTTGGGCTGGAGCAGTTTGAGCCCCAGATCAGCAGCAGAAACGCCggacagggagagagaaactTTAGCCAGGCCCCACTGACCATGGGCTCTCACTTCAAATCGCCAGCTTTCCACTCCGGGGGCCCCGCGGATCCGGCCATCAGCGCCCTGGGCGAGCCTCCCATCCTGGGCATGAACATGAACATGGCTGGGGAAGCGTACGGCTTCCATGCTCGGGGACACTCCGAGCTGCACGCAGGGGGGATGCAGGCTCAGCCGGTTCATGGCTTTTTCGGCAACCAGCAGCCTCACCACGGTCATCCCAGCACCCACCACCCGCACCAGCATCACCCGCACTTCAGCGGCAACTTTGGGTCCgatcccagcgcctcctgcttgCACGGAGGGCGGCTGATGAGCTacagcagcagcatgggcagcCAGCAAGCGTTTGCAGAGGGCTATGAACATATGGCCGAGAACCAAGGAGGCGAGGGCTTTGGACAGCAGAGGTCAGGTAACATGCCCGACTTCCAGCACCATAACTCCAGCGCCTCTAACCACGCCGTGCCCGCACCCTGCCTCCCCCTGGATCAGTCTCCCAACCGGGCTGCCTCCTTCCACGGGCTTCCAGCCTCCAGCTCCTCGGATTCCCATAGCCTGGAGCAGAGGCGGCTTCCCAACCCGGGAGGCGTCGATTCTTTGGAATACAATTACGCCAGCGATGGCCCTTCAGGACACTTTGATTTGCCCGTGTTTTCTCCTTCCGAGTCTGAGGGGCAGCTTCCTCACTATGGCGCTGGCCGACAAGTTCCTGGGGGTGGCAGTTTCCCCGGCACATCCGTTTtgcccagagcaccaggcatCGTGGGGATGTCCAAAGTTcacccgcagcagcagcagcacggtGTATTCTTCGAAAGGTTTGGAGGTGCTCGTAAGATGTCTGTGGGCATGGAGCCTGGGGTTAACGCCAGACATCCTCTGATGCATCAGCAGCCCCAGACCGGTTTACTGGCCAGACAAAACTCCTGTCCGCCAGCAATTCCTAGGCAACAGCAAACCGACGCCAATGCGCCCAACCCCAGCTTGCAGGACAATGGGCCCATACTGCAGAACCAGCACGCCCAGTTTGAATACCCTATCCACAGACTGGAGAACAGGAATATGCACCCGTATAGCGATCCCGTGTTTAATATGCAGCCCCCTCCTCCGCAGCAGCCACCAAATCAAAGACTGCAGCATTTTGACGCCCCGTACATGAGCGTGGCCAAGAGGCCGAGGTTTGACTTCCCCAGCTCCCCCGCCGTCGACAGGTGCGCGGCCTGGAGTAACCCTCTGCACGGCGCCGGGATGGAAAACCACCTGTCGCCTTCCGCCTACCCCGGCCTGGCGGGCGAGTTCACGCCGCCGGTGCCCGAGAGCTTTGCCCCGGGCCCGCCGCTCCAGCACCCGGGCCCCGACCCGCAGGCCCTGCAGCAGCGCCAGAACGCCGCCCTCATGATCAAGCAGATGGCCTCccgcagccagcagcagagacTCGGGCCgcccagcctgcagcagctggggcacCACGGGGACCTCAGCCAGAGCGGCCTGGCGCACGCGGGCCCCGTCGGGACCATGCCGCAGCCCGGCTTCGAGCGCGAGAGCGGCGGCCGCGGGCCCGGCTTCGAGCCGCCCGCCCCGCACCTGGCCCAGGACAGCGGCTGGTTCCCGGGGCCGCCCCCGCCAGGGGGGgagctgctgccgccgccgcccccgccGCGCCGCCTGGGCGGGCCCGCCGAGCCCGGCCCGCACGAGCTCAGCCTGGCGCCCGGCGGCTCCGGCCTGCTCTTCCGGCCGGCCGCGGGCGCgctggggctggcgggggaggggcgcgGGCCGGCCCTGCACTCCCCGGGCGTCCACGCCCCGTTCGGCGCCGGCTTGGCCCCGCTGCCCTCCCCGGgcgccggcggcggcggcggcggcgtgGGGCTGCCCAGCGCGCCCGCCGAGCGCCGGCCGCCGGCCGACTTCGCCGCGCCCCCGCTGGGCGGCCCGGCGGGCTTCGGCTTCGGCGCCTCGGGccgcccggccccgccgcccAGCGCCAGCGGCTCGCCCGGCGCCTTCCCGCCGCCCGAGTTCCCGCCGGCGCCgcgcgccgccgccgccagcAAGCTGGGCGCGCTGTCGCTGGGCTCCTTCGCCAAGCCGGCCAAGGAGGCCGCGTTcgggcagagctgcctggccgcgctCTCCACCGCCTGCCAGAACATGATCGCCAGCCTGGGCGCGCCCAACCTGCACGTCACCTTCGCCAAGCGCGGCCCGCCCGAGGCCCGGCGCAAGCCCGGCCCGCCCGAGCCCGACGGCGGCGCCGCGCCCGGCCCCGCGCCCGGCCCGGACTTCTTCCCCGCCAAGGCCGCGCCCGAGGCCAGCCTCTCGCCCGGCTTCCCGCCCGAGGCCGCGCCGGGCGGCGAGGGcaaggcggcggcggcggcggcggcggcgggcgggCGCGGGCGGGGCCGGCGGAAGCGGGACAGCGGCCACGTCAGCCCGGGCGGCTTCTTCGACAAGTTCCCGCCGGCCGAGGGCGGCGGCGCggccagccccggccccggcgcCCCGCCCGCCGCGCACGACCGGCCGCTGGCCTCGCCCTCCTGGGCCAAGGGCGGCGAGCGGCCGCGGGGCGAGCAGCCCGAGCTCCTGGCCTCGCTGGACAGCGGCCTCCCGAGCGCCAGCCACTCGGACGGCGGCTCCCCGCGCGGGGACTTCCCCGCCGAGCCCAGCCCCGCCTACGGCCACGAGGACGAGGTCTCCTCCAGCTCCGACGGCGGCCCGGCCAAGCCCCCCACGCGCAGCCCGCTGCTGGGCGGCTCCCCGCCGCAGGCGCTGCTGGGCGGCCAGAAGCCGCTGGCCCTGGGCCTGCTCGGCGGCCCGGGCCCGGCCCCGGACAGCTACGGgctgggcggcggcggcggccacCCGGGCACCCCGGGCCTGGAGCAGGTGCGCACCCCGGGCAGCAGCTCGGCGCAGGACGAGATCCACCCGCTGGAGATCCTGCAGGCGCAGATCCAGCTCCAGCGGCAGCAGTTCAGCATCTCCGAAGACCAGCCGCTGGGCATGAAGAGCAAAAAGGCCGAGTGCCCCAGCCAGAACGGGGAGGGCGAGTTGAACAGCTGTTGCTCGGATACCGGCAAAGGTGCCATGAGCACGATAGACCTGGACTCTCTGATGGCAGAGCATAACTCTACCTGGTACATGCCTAGCGAGAAGTCCTTGatggaggggcaggaggaggacaaGCCCATGGCACCGTGGGAGAAGTCGAAGCCCCAGAATCCCAGCAAAGAAG